A window of the Candidatus Binatia bacterium genome harbors these coding sequences:
- a CDS encoding bifunctional nuclease family protein, translating to MAKRDDSIQMAVGGLTLDPVTKTPIVILKDTDNKLNLPIWIGLSEATAMATEIEGIKMARPMTHDLLKNMLTEMGGSVDCVEITELKENTYYALIYLKIAGREIAIDSRPSDAIALALRTKTPIYVAKAVLEASSILQQADEGKEQQDVANVSNISKEKWGEILEKMTPDDFKYKT from the coding sequence ATGGCAAAGAGGGACGACTCCATACAGATGGCCGTCGGCGGTTTGACTTTGGATCCGGTCACCAAGACGCCGATCGTGATTTTGAAGGACACCGACAATAAGTTGAACCTGCCGATCTGGATCGGCCTCTCGGAAGCCACGGCCATGGCGACCGAGATCGAAGGAATCAAGATGGCTCGTCCCATGACCCACGACCTGTTGAAAAACATGCTCACCGAGATGGGCGGATCCGTCGACTGCGTTGAAATCACCGAGCTCAAAGAGAATACCTATTATGCGTTGATCTACCTGAAGATCGCCGGCCGCGAGATCGCTATCGATTCACGGCCCAGCGACGCCATCGCGCTGGCGCTGAGAACCAAGACGCCGATCTACGTCGCCAAGGCCGTCCTGGAGGCGTCGAGCATTCTTCAGCAGGCGGACGAAGGCAAAGAACAGCAGGACGTGGCCAACGTCTCCAACATCTCAAAGGAAAAATGGGGCGAGATTCTGGAGAAGATGACGCCCGATGATTTCAAGTACAAAACCTGA
- a CDS encoding tetratricopeptide repeat protein, whose amino-acid sequence MTLLRRGVSFFNANRPSVIVAAAILVVIVAALVGWDFYSSRQNRLAAEEYARAVNLYHDAKYKEALEALKRLEIYKSSFYSRLGLLYTANTQAALQDVSKAAEALRQLLAKEQREPFVRQTAYVSLGYTQEESGQCQEAIFSFAEAEKIAGPLKADASLGKARCSALTGNLKEALASYRAYIRDNPSSDRVNAITLRIQELEAKIGQSAPPVK is encoded by the coding sequence GTGACGCTGCTGCGGCGGGGCGTTTCATTTTTTAACGCAAATCGGCCTTCCGTCATCGTCGCGGCGGCGATATTGGTCGTGATCGTCGCGGCACTGGTCGGCTGGGATTTCTACAGCAGCCGACAAAACCGTTTGGCGGCGGAAGAATACGCGCGCGCCGTGAATCTCTACCACGACGCCAAGTACAAAGAAGCTCTGGAAGCCTTGAAGCGTCTAGAAATTTATAAGTCGTCGTTCTACAGCCGGCTCGGTTTGCTTTACACGGCCAACACCCAAGCGGCGCTTCAGGACGTCTCGAAAGCCGCGGAGGCATTGCGCCAGTTGCTCGCCAAGGAGCAGCGAGAGCCCTTCGTGCGCCAGACAGCGTACGTTTCTCTGGGTTATACTCAAGAAGAGTCAGGACAGTGCCAGGAAGCCATCTTCAGCTTCGCGGAAGCGGAAAAAATCGCCGGCCCTCTCAAAGCGGACGCATCTCTGGGTAAGGCGCGTTGCAGCGCGCTGACTGGGAATCTGAAAGAGGCGCTTGCATCCTATCGCGCGTACATAAGGGATAATCCTTCCTCCGACCGGGTTAACGCCATCACCTTGCGCATCCAGGAGCTCGAAGCCAAGATCGGGCAAAGCGCTCCACCGGTAAAATAA